One Mus pahari chromosome 21, PAHARI_EIJ_v1.1, whole genome shotgun sequence genomic window, ACTGGCCTTCTTTACCACACTTTGGGAGACTAAGGGTGTCAGGGCCTCCATACCTGCTGATGTGAACACTGAAGTCGCCCCTGATTGTCCCGGGGGCTGCCTCTGTTGAGTCGGTGTGTCCTATCATGGCCCTTGAGATGTGGACCACATTGTGGCCTTCCCAGACCTGCAGCACAGATATGGAGGTTCGAGAGAAGCTGGGGACCCTAGGTGCCCCGGGCTCAATCCAAGCCCTTTCCTTTGCTCAGAGAACGACACCCCAAAGACCCACTCCATTGCCCCTGCCCTCTGTACCATGGCCACCACGGGCCCAGAGCTCATGTAGCTGATGAGAGCTGGGTAGAATGGCTTCCTCCGTAGGTCCCGGTAGTGCTCAGCAAGGATGCTCTCTGGTGCCTGCGTGGAAAGAGGGGGAGATCAACTCTTGGAGGATAAACCCCCAATTGGTGTCCTGAGTTTGGGGCACCTTTCAGACACAACTCCAGAAGCTAGCTCCTACAATGGTCACCTCTCAACCTTTGCAACTGCCAGTGCCAGGAGCCTTTGGGACACCACAGCCCAAGGGAGATGATACCTGCAACATCTTCATCCCCACCAGCTTGAAGCCCCGCCTCTCAAAGCGTTGTATCACAGTCCCCACTAGCCTCCTCTGTACCCCATCTGGCTTCACAGCAACCAGCGTCCGCTCTTGGGGCCAGGGGGACCCTCCTGTTAAAAAAAAGACAGGTCGGGGTGAGGATGCTCCCCATTTTCAGGGCTCTCCCACCTAGATCCCTGACAGAGCTCAGACATCACAGGACTAGGAAGTTCCTGCCACAATACAAACACAGACTAATACAAAGGGGAGCAGCCCTGGCAGTAGCAGAAGCTGCCCAAGATGGAGACGGTTTCCCTGAAAAGGCTCAGATAACTTAAGGGCCAGAGAGGCCTGACGATGATGCCCCTCTCCCCTGAAAAGAAAACTTGAGTCTAGCCTCACATGACTC contains:
- the Nme4 gene encoding nucleoside diphosphate kinase, mitochondrial, which produces MGCQFRRVAALRALLCGPRFQCLLVRPNSGGSPWPQERTLVAVKPDGVQRRLVGTVIQRFERRGFKLVGMKMLQAPESILAEHYRDLRRKPFYPALISYMSSGPVVAMVWEGHNVVHISRAMIGHTDSTEAAPGTIRGDFSVHISRNVIHASDSVDGAQREIELWFQSNELLSWADGGHHSSCYPA